A genomic segment from Aspergillus puulaauensis MK2 DNA, chromosome 1, nearly complete sequence encodes:
- a CDS encoding DUF2457 domain-containing protein (COG:S;~EggNog:ENOG410PKDP;~InterPro:IPR018853) translates to MVHFLRGERPFSSVHHLFKMFLSSHQSKHTDEANDVTEDMDEPPDHRFLDTSPTMDDGIVYMKSPTSMTDRNESLLTRALKSSPVGSPTDQPTLSHDQTFYRQYSYGNISGISTAELTSDGGLTSPSLSHTSSPPLPSQMPARPPLATHNSGKEAGADGTGESAIEANLGRKRCISFACGRKTEEPKPQVQTPRRASPAKDNEPTATEPKRKTTLTFVCPARAPESKRERSPVRRGSLQNRPRGSPAPCARKASSEKKPSPKITVPHQQKPASPELKVPSDPRGVPMKGLGKFEDSEATRFHEFGSSFEEDAEWVNRAADYKEKITLNDCMRKENAIRKLAEEAEEEALDEEDDDADLPDDSSTLHDFSSDEDDGNESDNEAGFADSDDSDGPSEYEFWAPGSTTAATSPLEPPRFTFSRRDSAMSFDSMTEDYPRRNWPPTLAGKSAGRPIKIPRMRPGTPDLPDSTDFVCGTLDEDRPLEAAYKSCLEQRRLSKQVVIPQDIDPSFPTSDVEDDDAEEEEVDASVPDDGPRGRSGGEQSRKPSPHPSPKRMVSPPPRRHGKASPKRLRSPPPPIKLRSSGKDESSKNGPPTVKHGLNISELVQRPTLTRTKSLPRTPNPFFATENSHQWSGILPIQESHERDSSRTRDTYTRGPVDIVEGLEKKRQKRKEKFWRQHCRKAAKEQTQRRPIPGKGAERMKELGLEVAERTRAFGVGESTQLVLSV, encoded by the coding sequence ATGGTACACTTCCTCCGCGGTGAACGACCTTTCTCTTCGGTGCATCACCTCTTCAAAATGTTTCTTTCGTCACATCAGTCCAAGCATACGGACGAGGCGAACGACGTGACTGAGGACATGGACGAACCCCCGGATCACCGATTCCTTGATACGTCCCCGACCATGGACGATGGCATCGTCTACATGAAGTCCCCGACAAGCATGACTGATCGAAATGAATCCCTCCTCACGCGTGCTCTCAAGAGCAGCCCCGTTGGCAGCCCTACCGACCAACCTACCTTATCCCATGACCAGACATTCTACCGCCAATATTCGTACGGCAACATCAGCGGTATCTCAACTGCTGAATTGACCAGTGATGGTGGCTTAACAAGCCCTTCATTATCTCACACTTCGAGTCCGCCACTTCCCTCTCAGATGCCCGCCAGACCTCCCCTGGCCACCCACAACAGTGGCAAGGAAGCCGGTGCTGATGGTACTGGTGAGTCTGCCATTGAAGCAAATCTTGGGCGTAAGAGGTGCATCAGCTTTGCGTGTGGGCGAAAAACGGAAGAACCTAAGCCACAGGTGCAAACGCCACGCAGGGCGTCTCCCGCCAAAGACAATGAGCCGACCGCAACGGAGCCAAAACGGAAGACAACACTCACGTTTGTGTGTCCTGCAAGAGCTCCCGAGTCCAAGCGAGAACGATCTCCCGTTCGGAGAGGTTCCCTACAGAATCGCCCTCGTGGATCCCCTGCTCCTTGTGCACGCAAGGCGTCCTCCGAAAAGAAACCTTCCCCAAAAATTACCGTTCCCCATCAGCAGAAGCCCGCGTCCCCGGAGCTTAAGGTGCCTTCTGACCCTAGAGGAGTCCCAATGAAAGGTTTGGGAAAATTCGAAGATTCGGAGGCGACACGATTTCATGAGTTTGGAAGTTCCTTCGAAGAGGACGCCGAGTGGGTCAATAGGGCCGCCGACTACAAAGAGAAAATCACCTTGAACGACTGcatgaggaaggagaacGCCATCAGGAAGCTTGCTGaggaggcggaagaagaggctttggacgaagaggacgatgacgcCGATCTTCCAGACGACTCTTCTACCCTGCATGACTTCTCAtccgacgaggatgatggaaACGAGTCTGACAACGAAGCCGGCTTTGCGGATTCcgacgacagcgacgggCCGTCCGAGTACGAATTCTGGGCCCCTGGTAGTACGACCGCTGCCACCAGTCCTCTCGAACCTCCTCGCTTTACCTTCAGCCGCAGGGACTCAGCAATGTCTTTTGACTCGATGACTGAAGATTACCCACGTCGAAACTGGCCCCCAACTCTCGCTGGAAAGAGTGCTGGTCGGCCAATCAAGATTCCCCGAATGCGCCCCGGAACTCCCGATTTGCCTGACAGTACCGATTTTGTATGTGGAACACTGGACGAGGACCGACCGTTGGAAGCCGCCTACAAATCTTGCCTCGAGCAACGTCGTCTTTCCAAGCAAGTTGTTATTCCCCAAGACATCGACCCAAGCTTTCCTACTTCCGACgttgaagatgacgatgccgaggaagaggaggtagaCGCATCTGTCCCTGATGACGGACCTCGCGGGCGATCGGGAGGCGAACAATCCCGGAAGCCTTCTCCTCACCCCTCGCCGAAACGAATGGTTTCACCACCGCCTCGTCGACACGGTAAAGCGTCTCCCAAGCGCCTTCGCTCGCCGCCCCCCCCAATTAAGCTCAGGTCATCTGGAAAAGATGAGAGCTCGAAGAACGGGCCACCCACCGTGAAGCATGGTCTGAACATCAGCGAGCTGGTCCAACGCCCAACGTTGACTCGGACAAAATCTTTGCCTCGCACACCCAATCCATTCTTCGCCACGGAAAATTCTCACCAGTGGTCCGGCATTCTCCCTATTCAAGAGTCGCATGAGCGCGATTCATCACGCACTCGTGATACTTACACCCGAGGACCTGTCGATATTGTCGAGGGTCTTGAAAAGAAGCgccagaagagaaaagaaaagttcTGGCGCCAGCACTGCCGCAAAGCTGCCAAGGAGCAGACTCAACGGCGGCCCATCCCCGGAAAAGGCGCTGAACGCATGAAGGAGCTCGGCCTCGAAGTTGCTGAGAGGACGAGGGCCTTTGGCGTCGGCGAAAGCACACAGCTTGTCCTTTCCGTTTAG